A single region of the Prochlorococcus marinus str. MIT 0917 genome encodes:
- a CDS encoding ferritin codes for MQSTTSNSIGLNVGPSGRAIAQPMDVDLLDALYQHTSLERVSSAQYLAMSLWFLERELRGFSSFFKKESLSEQEHGFNFAKYMIARGQTVELEEVTKPIQEWKTVLELVTLSFQMEADVTTSVQQLYSLAERSNDTRTTVFLDPVIDEQIKSEDEMAYLLGKVKFANNDPSALFIIDNELNIN; via the coding sequence ATGCAATCAACTACATCCAATTCAATAGGTCTTAACGTGGGTCCTTCAGGCCGTGCAATTGCACAGCCCATGGATGTTGATCTTCTTGACGCTCTTTATCAACATACTTCTCTTGAAAGGGTTTCAAGCGCACAATATTTAGCTATGTCCCTTTGGTTCCTAGAAAGAGAACTAAGAGGATTTTCCTCGTTTTTCAAGAAAGAGTCTTTATCTGAACAAGAGCATGGATTTAACTTCGCTAAATATATGATTGCTCGAGGTCAAACTGTTGAACTCGAAGAAGTAACTAAGCCAATACAAGAATGGAAGACGGTCCTGGAATTAGTTACTTTATCTTTTCAAATGGAGGCTGACGTAACAACCTCTGTTCAGCAGCTCTATTCATTGGCAGAAAGATCAAATGATACTCGTACTACGGTATTCCTTGACCCTGTTATAGACGAACAAATTAAATCTGAAGATGAAATGGCTTACTTACTCGGTAAAGTTAAATTTGCTAATAATGATCCCTCCGCATTATTCATTATTGATAATGAATTAAATATAAATTAA
- the pgsA gene encoding CDP-diacylglycerol--glycerol-3-phosphate 3-phosphatidyltransferase, producing the protein MNKKIINSKKFIIWPKIINGLTISRILLGLPIIISLRNGNNDIFIFLILIAALTDFLDGYFARKYDHKSVFGAKLDPLADKILLIGPMIWLVYENLVPLWAIWLIISRELLITSWRSDKTSGGPASIQGKYKTTFQFASIILLLWPTNWGTIYTIYIVNKIGYILFWIALFLTLSSAIKYLFNQKEDHRN; encoded by the coding sequence ATGAACAAGAAAATTATCAATTCAAAAAAATTTATTATTTGGCCTAAGATTATAAATGGACTTACAATTTCAAGGATATTGCTTGGATTACCAATAATTATTTCGCTGAGGAATGGTAATAATGATATTTTTATTTTTCTAATCTTGATAGCGGCTCTTACTGATTTTCTTGATGGTTATTTTGCACGTAAATATGATCATAAGTCTGTTTTTGGTGCAAAGTTAGATCCTCTAGCAGATAAGATACTTCTTATTGGTCCAATGATTTGGCTTGTCTATGAAAATCTAGTACCCTTATGGGCTATCTGGTTAATAATATCGAGAGAACTCTTGATAACAAGTTGGCGATCTGATAAAACATCAGGCGGTCCTGCCTCGATTCAGGGTAAATATAAAACTACATTTCAATTTGCCAGTATAATTCTCTTATTATGGCCAACAAATTGGGGTACAATTTATACCATTTATATTGTTAATAAAATAGGCTATATATTATTTTGGATAGCATTATTTCTCACCTTAAGTTCTGCAATAAAATATCTATTCAATCAAAAAGAAGATCATCGGAACTAA
- a CDS encoding PCC domain-containing protein, whose product MEHFFYNFSTGVDVYNSLNELHKQHNSTAFLISAVGDLSKVSLKCPLNDKPVILEKKLEIITLSGYIMSTESHLHISVSDENCSVFGGHLHSGTMVLKSLDILIGVIPNIKKTSFVSSKPNPANVDIYILPDCPWSKRALKLLESFNIKYNSYLITNDEEFKKISNKSSISTFPQIFINNRFIGGYSELSNLSVNGDLIKLIY is encoded by the coding sequence ATGGAACATTTTTTTTATAATTTTTCTACAGGAGTAGATGTTTACAATTCATTAAATGAGTTGCACAAGCAACATAATTCTACAGCATTTTTAATAAGTGCTGTAGGTGATCTTTCAAAAGTATCATTAAAATGCCCTTTAAATGATAAACCGGTAATTTTAGAAAAGAAATTAGAGATAATAACTTTAAGTGGTTATATAATGTCAACCGAATCTCATCTTCACATAAGTGTATCAGATGAAAATTGCAGTGTATTTGGAGGTCATCTTCATTCTGGAACAATGGTTCTAAAATCATTGGATATATTGATTGGGGTTATTCCTAATATTAAAAAGACATCATTTGTTAGTTCTAAACCTAATCCTGCAAACGTTGATATATATATTCTTCCTGATTGCCCTTGGTCAAAAAGAGCTCTTAAACTTCTTGAATCTTTTAATATAAAATATAATTCTTATCTAATTACTAATGATGAAGAATTTAAAAAAATCAGTAATAAATCTTCTATATCTACTTTTCCACAAATTTTTATAAACAATCGTTTTATAGGTGGTTATTCTGAACTTTCAAATTTATCTGTTAATGGTGATTTGATTAAGCTTATTTATTAA
- a CDS encoding DUF3685 domain-containing protein has translation MIAPSLLGESLALQLTSQDNNLEIILNKKDINGLPKLILFCLEEVELSNPIKLEILKLKERWDQAPILIVIPKSIKLSSADLMTFGSEGVIQDPTVELLRDTINILLGGGRVFKINNETNYNTSSIHNSYGLGHWLLTSGLSQINKDLHKIDHMIGKKSINTFYLFILLGRRRELLTAKRLIIWLWGPLEVLIESPIKDTRNINLINKYSTDITIRNTSTNELWNVIYKRVKDRIQYDILNSTDELAALYSLNKNKRINLLKTLLQEFSIIINKLDSSNNQEKEFDNILQSITTELRANTLRNFIDSYDSLQKNGIDVFISEFLVHNAELGTLDDELPSISLIIDPILNNKPILIDGEYLSIEDPRSVIQLETFILNWIFRTAEIVSEEIISSCSEWPELRKYFLNKELFSTRELERKRNHINTSSQLQNLFKKPVRLYESKRLYYTVKNNKIEKIIILEPRDDELKKLDWAQRQIAFVIELRDALAPQVQAIIQYLGDLIVLILTKVVGRSIGLIGRGIAQGMGRNLSKG, from the coding sequence ATGATAGCGCCTTCACTATTGGGCGAGTCATTGGCTTTGCAGCTAACATCACAGGATAATAATCTAGAAATAATCCTAAACAAAAAAGATATAAATGGGTTACCCAAACTTATTCTATTTTGCCTTGAAGAAGTAGAACTCTCAAACCCAATAAAACTAGAAATTCTTAAGCTTAAAGAAAGATGGGATCAAGCTCCTATTTTAATTGTAATACCAAAGAGCATTAAATTATCCTCTGCCGATTTGATGACCTTTGGCAGTGAAGGAGTTATTCAAGATCCTACTGTTGAACTTTTAAGAGATACAATAAATATTTTGCTTGGGGGCGGCAGAGTATTTAAAATTAATAATGAAACAAATTACAATACCAGCTCAATTCATAATTCATATGGATTAGGACATTGGTTACTAACTAGTGGTTTATCACAAATAAATAAAGATCTACATAAGATAGATCACATGATAGGTAAGAAATCAATAAATACATTTTATCTTTTTATATTACTAGGTAGGAGAAGAGAACTATTAACAGCAAAGAGATTAATTATCTGGTTATGGGGGCCGCTAGAGGTATTAATAGAGTCACCAATTAAAGATACTCGCAATATAAATCTAATCAACAAATATAGTACTGACATAACAATAAGGAATACTTCAACTAATGAATTGTGGAATGTGATTTATAAAAGAGTAAAGGATAGAATTCAATATGACATATTAAATTCTACTGATGAATTAGCAGCTCTTTATTCATTAAATAAAAACAAACGAATTAATCTCTTGAAAACTCTTCTGCAAGAATTTTCAATTATTATCAACAAACTTGATTCAAGTAATAATCAAGAAAAAGAGTTTGATAATATTTTACAATCAATTACTACTGAATTACGCGCTAATACATTACGCAACTTCATAGATTCATATGATAGTTTGCAAAAGAATGGTATTGACGTTTTTATTTCAGAGTTTTTAGTACATAATGCAGAGCTTGGAACACTTGATGATGAACTACCTTCAATTTCCTTAATAATAGATCCAATATTAAATAACAAGCCGATTCTCATCGATGGAGAATATTTATCAATAGAAGATCCTAGATCTGTTATTCAATTAGAAACATTTATTCTAAATTGGATATTCAGGACTGCTGAAATAGTTAGTGAAGAGATTATATCTTCATGTTCTGAATGGCCAGAATTACGTAAATACTTTCTAAACAAAGAATTATTTTCAACAAGGGAACTAGAACGAAAAAGAAATCACATAAATACAAGTAGTCAACTTCAAAATCTATTCAAAAAGCCAGTTAGATTGTACGAAAGTAAAAGGTTATATTATACAGTAAAAAACAATAAAATTGAAAAGATTATCATCCTTGAGCCTAGAGATGATGAATTAAAGAAATTAGACTGGGCTCAAAGACAAATAGCATTTGTCATAGAGTTAAGAGATGCTTTGGCTCCACAAGTACAGGCAATAATTCAATACTTAGGTGATTTAATAGTACTAATTCTCACAAAAGTTGTTGGAAGATCTATAGGATTAATTGGCAGAGGTATCGCTCAAGGTATGGGGAGAAACCTATCAAAGGGATAA
- the hisA gene encoding 1-(5-phosphoribosyl)-5-[(5-phosphoribosylamino)methylideneamino]imidazole-4-carboxamide isomerase: MEVIPAIDLLNGKCVRLNQGNYNKVTKFNSDPVKQAQIWESQGAKRLHLVDLDGAKTGEPINDLTIKEIKKSITIPIQLGGGIRSIDRAKELFDIGIDRIILGTIAIEKPELVKDLSKEYPQRVAVGIDAKEGMVATRGWLKQSKISSLDLAKQLNDLELAAIISTDIATDGTLKGPNVQALREIAEISINPVIASGGIGSIADLISLADLENEGIKGIIVGRALYDGSIDLKEAILTLKNLLIQDSFNDKDTFLA; the protein is encoded by the coding sequence ATGGAAGTCATACCTGCAATAGATCTACTGAATGGAAAATGTGTTCGATTAAATCAAGGAAATTACAATAAAGTTACTAAGTTCAATAGTGATCCTGTAAAACAAGCTCAGATTTGGGAAAGCCAGGGAGCAAAAAGACTACATCTTGTAGATCTTGATGGGGCTAAGACTGGTGAACCCATAAATGATCTAACAATAAAAGAAATAAAAAAATCCATTACAATACCCATTCAACTTGGTGGTGGAATTAGGAGCATTGATCGTGCAAAAGAATTATTCGATATTGGAATAGACAGAATTATTTTAGGGACAATTGCGATAGAGAAACCGGAATTAGTTAAAGATCTATCTAAAGAATATCCCCAAAGAGTTGCAGTAGGTATTGATGCCAAAGAAGGAATGGTAGCTACTCGAGGTTGGTTAAAACAAAGCAAAATATCATCTCTGGATTTAGCTAAACAACTTAACGATCTCGAATTGGCCGCAATTATATCAACTGACATTGCAACTGATGGCACACTGAAAGGACCTAATGTTCAAGCCTTGAGAGAGATAGCCGAGATAAGTATTAATCCAGTAATTGCTTCAGGAGGGATCGGCTCAATAGCTGATTTAATTTCCCTAGCTGATTTGGAGAATGAAGGTATTAAAGGAATAATCGTAGGCAGAGCACTATATGACGGCTCAATAGATTTAAAAGAAGCGATATTAACTCTAAAAAATCTTCTTATTCAAGATTCATTTAATGATAAAGATACATTTCTTGCCTAA
- a CDS encoding thylakoid membrane photosystem I accumulation factor, whose product MLLKIFSSLLILTFLFVKPVYSARDTDSYDGNIYPIYAGNGSLVPPQSTLSESLKNERTSVLVFYLDDSSTSKQYAPVVSGIKLLWSSSVDLIPLSIDELDNDDTKTFKDPGYYWHGKIPQTVIIDGKGNVLLDEEGQVSFDDINDAITKGTGLKKPDFDLTVKSFNEYNSEPSKDGYTKPRGS is encoded by the coding sequence ATTTTGTTAAAAATATTCTCCTCACTACTTATACTTACTTTTCTATTTGTTAAACCAGTATATTCGGCAAGAGATACTGATAGTTATGATGGAAATATATACCCAATCTATGCCGGCAACGGATCATTAGTTCCACCACAAAGCACATTATCAGAGTCATTAAAGAACGAAAGAACAAGTGTTTTAGTTTTCTATCTAGATGATAGTTCTACTAGTAAACAATATGCACCTGTAGTTTCAGGTATTAAGTTATTGTGGAGCTCATCTGTTGATTTAATTCCTCTATCAATTGATGAATTAGATAATGATGACACGAAAACTTTTAAGGACCCAGGCTATTACTGGCATGGAAAGATACCACAGACAGTGATTATTGACGGAAAAGGTAATGTTCTCCTAGATGAAGAAGGGCAAGTATCATTCGATGATATTAATGATGCAATAACCAAAGGGACAGGTCTCAAGAAACCTGATTTCGATCTAACAGTCAAAAGCTTTAACGAATACAATAGTGAGCCATCTAAAGATGGTTATACTAAACCTAGAGGCAGCTAA
- a CDS encoding GNAT family N-acetyltransferase yields the protein MDDLLSIKPLRDEDIDFVTEISRKEGFAPGVGDLVIYQNTDKQGLWVGWLNDIPIGCIAGVRYNQYYGFLGLFLVIEKYRGRGFGLQLWKKALSHLCDLPCIGLEAAPERINDYSKWGFTISSKTTRWQWMGDGKLLEENSLNDYLDDFSFVEGSSIPQDAVERFDEKRETTPRPHFLSDWLTHPAGKVIAIIDKENRCHGFGRIRPCLLQNGDGWRIGPLMADTPKLLKILLKKLIECHPGLIIIDAPGLNKSASVVFKKLGFTSESETFRMYRGSQPPVSMNDVYGLACLELG from the coding sequence ATGGATGATCTTTTATCTATTAAACCTTTACGTGATGAAGATATCGATTTTGTTACTGAAATTTCAAGAAAAGAAGGTTTTGCTCCAGGAGTTGGTGATTTGGTTATATATCAAAATACAGACAAACAAGGACTTTGGGTCGGTTGGTTGAATGATATTCCTATTGGATGCATAGCAGGTGTTCGATATAATCAATATTACGGATTTCTTGGATTGTTTTTAGTAATTGAGAAGTATAGAGGTAGAGGGTTTGGCCTTCAGCTTTGGAAAAAGGCTTTAAGTCATTTATGTGATTTACCTTGTATTGGTCTAGAGGCAGCTCCAGAGAGAATTAACGATTACTCAAAGTGGGGATTTACTATTTCTTCGAAAACAACTAGATGGCAATGGATGGGCGATGGAAAATTGCTTGAGGAAAACTCTTTGAATGATTATTTAGATGATTTCAGCTTTGTTGAAGGCTCCTCAATTCCTCAAGATGCAGTAGAAAGATTTGACGAAAAGAGAGAAACAACACCTAGACCTCATTTTTTATCGGATTGGCTGACTCATCCAGCTGGAAAGGTAATAGCAATTATTGATAAAGAAAACCGATGTCATGGCTTTGGGCGAATAAGACCATGTCTTTTACAAAACGGAGATGGATGGAGAATTGGCCCTTTAATGGCTGACACACCAAAGCTTTTAAAAATTTTATTGAAGAAATTAATTGAGTGCCATCCTGGATTGATAATTATCGACGCTCCTGGCCTTAATAAGTCAGCTTCTGTAGTTTTTAAAAAATTAGGTTTCACATCAGAATCTGAAACTTTCAGGATGTATAGAGGTTCACAACCTCCGGTTTCTATGAATGATGTATATGGGTTGGCTTGCTTGGAATTGGGTTAA
- the nth gene encoding endonuclease III, producing MKKDERVKIIIKRLEEIYPETPIPLDHQNGFTLLVAVVLSAQSTDKKVNELTKELFKVAPSAEKMYKLGEQKIYNYIKQLGLAKTKAKNTYKLSKIIHEKFNNIVPNSFKELESLPGVGHKTASVVMSQVFGVPSFPVDTHIHRLAQRWRLTSGKNVIQTEKDLKRLFPKNLWNKLHLQIIFYGREYCSARGCNGTICNLCKELYPNRKKPIICIKA from the coding sequence ATGAAAAAAGATGAAAGGGTAAAAATAATAATTAAGAGGCTTGAAGAAATATATCCTGAGACACCGATACCATTAGATCATCAAAATGGTTTCACGTTGCTCGTAGCAGTTGTACTAAGTGCACAATCTACGGATAAGAAAGTTAATGAATTAACTAAAGAACTTTTCAAGGTTGCTCCCTCAGCTGAAAAAATGTATAAATTAGGTGAGCAAAAAATATATAATTACATAAAACAACTTGGACTTGCAAAAACAAAAGCAAAAAATACTTATAAATTATCAAAGATTATTCATGAGAAATTCAATAACATAGTTCCAAATTCATTTAAGGAACTTGAATCACTTCCTGGCGTTGGTCATAAGACAGCAAGTGTTGTTATGTCTCAAGTCTTTGGTGTTCCATCATTTCCTGTCGATACCCATATACATAGATTAGCTCAGAGATGGAGATTAACTTCAGGCAAGAATGTAATCCAAACGGAAAAAGATCTAAAAAGATTATTTCCAAAAAATCTTTGGAATAAGTTACATCTACAAATTATTTTTTACGGAAGAGAATATTGCTCAGCGAGAGGATGTAACGGTACAATCTGTAACTTATGTAAGGAACTTTACCCTAATCGAAAGAAACCAATTATTTGTATAAAGGCTTAA
- a CDS encoding ABC transporter ATP-binding protein, translating into MNTELEIQNLWHEFKPSKNNNWVLKDINFSLRPGELVGLLGPSGCGKTTLLRLIAGFEKPKRGLIKKNGQIISNNHHLLSPERRKIGMVFQDYALFPHLNVWDNVCFGINHKEESIKRANWLLNLLDIYEFKNRFPHELSGGQSQRVALARALAPGTSLVLLDEPFCSLDVEVRSRLRSELSSVLKSCSASAILVTHDPHEALAICDRVAVLRKGEIQQYATPFDMVSSPSNDFVGQFVLQKNILPIRYIKDSYSTCIGKLNFPSDTFISSKSVCMFDKNAIRIKACANDLFTVISKEYRIDHYVYTVISDGVKLRSEMSLDTHLSIGDTCKVETINEKNFFVLPENIKSTF; encoded by the coding sequence GTGAATACTGAACTAGAAATTCAAAATTTATGGCATGAGTTTAAACCTAGTAAAAATAATAATTGGGTTTTAAAAGATATTAATTTCTCTCTAAGACCCGGAGAATTAGTTGGGTTGTTAGGTCCTTCGGGTTGTGGGAAAACTACTCTTCTAAGATTGATAGCAGGTTTTGAAAAGCCTAAACGCGGATTAATAAAAAAAAACGGGCAAATAATCTCAAATAATCATCATCTTCTCTCTCCTGAGAGAAGAAAAATAGGGATGGTTTTTCAAGACTATGCTCTTTTCCCTCATTTAAATGTTTGGGACAATGTTTGTTTTGGTATAAATCACAAAGAAGAATCTATAAAAAGAGCAAACTGGCTATTAAATTTATTGGATATTTATGAGTTTAAAAATAGATTTCCTCACGAACTTTCTGGGGGACAGAGTCAAAGAGTGGCATTAGCTCGTGCCCTGGCACCTGGTACATCCTTGGTTTTGTTGGATGAACCCTTTTGTTCTTTAGATGTTGAAGTTAGATCTAGATTAAGGTCTGAACTATCTTCTGTTTTAAAATCCTGTTCGGCATCTGCAATTTTGGTAACTCATGATCCTCATGAAGCATTAGCTATTTGTGATCGAGTGGCTGTATTAAGAAAGGGGGAAATTCAGCAATACGCAACTCCTTTTGATATGGTTTCAAGCCCATCCAATGATTTTGTAGGTCAATTTGTGCTTCAAAAAAATATTTTGCCTATTAGATACATTAAAGATTCTTATTCAACATGTATTGGTAAATTAAATTTTCCTAGCGATACATTTATATCATCAAAATCTGTTTGTATGTTTGACAAAAATGCTATTCGTATTAAAGCTTGTGCAAATGATCTCTTTACAGTCATTTCAAAAGAATATCGCATTGATCATTATGTTTATACTGTAATAAGTGATGGGGTAAAGTTAAGATCGGAGATGAGCTTGGATACACATTTATCTATTGGAGATACATGTAAGGTTGAAACAATTAATGAAAAAAACTTTTTTGTTCTACCAGAAAATATCAAATCTACTTTCTAA
- a CDS encoding Crp/Fnr family transcriptional regulator — MSFRTYAETPSSAVRMATGQSVLIDPSSRRGDSCLEVLNGVARVYCPCEETEGMTLAFLQSGDQLRTDRLCSEGVCVEALTPLCFVSDAETSVEAVGYDAVNEWTLQLLRIRHLGNAEQRLQALFALLVNRLGRRCGDWCQLPFRLTHERIGELIGSTRVTSTRLISRLRTADLLKAPSGDPTLSLAPEFIESSPLTM; from the coding sequence ATGAGCTTTAGAACCTACGCAGAAACTCCCTCATCAGCTGTTCGAATGGCAACGGGGCAATCGGTGCTCATAGATCCTTCCTCCAGAAGAGGAGATAGCTGCTTGGAAGTTTTAAATGGTGTTGCTCGTGTTTATTGCCCTTGCGAAGAAACAGAAGGGATGACATTGGCTTTCTTGCAGTCTGGCGATCAATTAAGAACAGACCGTCTGTGCAGTGAAGGTGTATGCGTAGAAGCTTTAACCCCTCTTTGCTTTGTAAGCGATGCTGAAACATCAGTTGAGGCAGTAGGTTATGACGCTGTCAACGAATGGACACTTCAGCTACTTAGGATTAGACATTTAGGTAATGCTGAACAAAGACTACAGGCTTTATTCGCTTTATTAGTTAACCGACTTGGGAGAAGATGCGGTGATTGGTGCCAATTACCATTCAGACTGACTCATGAAAGAATTGGAGAGTTAATTGGATCTACAAGGGTTACTTCTACTCGTTTGATTTCAAGGCTGAGAACAGCGGATTTACTTAAAGCACCATCAGGTGATCCAACTCTCAGTCTTGCACCGGAGTTCATTGAGTCATCACCATTAACGATGTAA
- a CDS encoding NAD-dependent epimerase/dehydratase family protein yields the protein MKVLFYGGTRFVGKALVSSLLSKGHEIFVFTRGKLPVPKNITHLKGDRLNDDDLKKLSKHSFDLIVDSSGRKLEDTQRLLKFSGLPGFRFIYISSAGIYENTQLFPVSEESPIDLESRHIGKAKTESWLKAEGIPFTSFRPTYIYGPGNYNPIEKWFFDRITNGRSIPVPFDGQTITQLGHVSDLAQAISKSLENDKAINQIYNCSGSKAVTFKGLIETAILATGNKLTDFNLRSFDPSKLDPKARKLFPLRLTNFYTDTSKIEKDLSWKPKFDLLNGLIDSYKNDYLLANHEQVDFSSDDLLFD from the coding sequence TTGAAAGTTCTTTTTTACGGCGGAACAAGGTTTGTAGGAAAAGCTCTTGTCTCGAGCTTGCTATCAAAAGGACATGAGATATTTGTTTTTACACGTGGAAAATTACCAGTACCAAAAAATATAACTCACCTAAAGGGAGACAGGTTAAATGATGATGATCTAAAAAAACTATCTAAGCATTCATTTGATCTTATTGTTGATAGCTCTGGACGCAAGTTGGAAGATACCCAAAGACTTCTTAAATTCTCAGGTCTTCCTGGTTTTAGATTTATCTATATCAGTTCTGCAGGCATATATGAAAACACACAATTATTTCCTGTTAGTGAAGAGAGTCCAATAGATCTTGAAAGTCGTCATATAGGTAAAGCAAAAACAGAGTCATGGCTCAAGGCTGAAGGTATTCCTTTTACAAGTTTTCGTCCAACATATATTTATGGCCCAGGCAACTACAATCCTATTGAAAAATGGTTTTTTGACCGTATAACTAATGGCAGATCTATCCCTGTACCTTTTGATGGTCAAACCATCACGCAATTAGGACATGTCTCTGATTTGGCCCAGGCCATTTCAAAATCTCTTGAAAATGATAAAGCGATTAATCAAATTTATAATTGTTCAGGAAGTAAAGCAGTCACTTTTAAAGGTTTAATTGAAACAGCAATTTTAGCTACTGGAAATAAACTGACTGATTTTAATTTACGTTCTTTTGATCCTTCAAAACTTGATCCTAAGGCAAGAAAACTTTTCCCTTTAAGGTTAACTAATTTCTATACTGACACTTCGAAAATAGAAAAGGATTTATCTTGGAAACCCAAATTCGATTTGTTAAATGGTTTAATTGATAGCTATAAGAATGATTATCTTTTAGCTAATCATGAACAAGTTGATTTTAGTTCCGATGATCTTCTTTTTGATTGA
- a CDS encoding SDR family oxidoreductase — protein sequence MKLAITGASGKTGFRVAEEAKSAGYEVRLIVRSQSEIPDSIKCCERYVLSDTNGTTLDYALQGCESLVIATGARPSIDLTGPAKVDYLNIKKQIESCKRQKLNRVVLVSSLCAGKLIHPLNLFGLILMWKRLGERSLQKSGLDWTVIRPGGLNENETNLKNQNILYSGEKTQEEGSIPRRLVAKACIEALKTKDSIEKIIEITSSEENPKTNLSKAINTFSI from the coding sequence ATGAAATTAGCCATAACAGGAGCTTCTGGGAAAACAGGCTTTCGAGTAGCAGAGGAAGCAAAATCAGCTGGATACGAGGTGAGATTGATAGTTAGATCACAGTCTGAAATTCCTGACTCTATAAAATGTTGTGAAAGGTATGTTTTGTCAGACACTAATGGAACCACACTTGATTATGCATTACAAGGTTGTGAGAGCCTAGTTATAGCGACAGGTGCGAGGCCATCTATCGATTTAACAGGTCCAGCAAAAGTGGATTATTTAAATATAAAAAAACAAATTGAAAGCTGTAAGAGACAAAAGTTAAATAGGGTTGTTCTTGTTAGTTCACTTTGTGCTGGGAAATTGATACACCCTCTAAATTTATTTGGTCTTATACTTATGTGGAAAAGATTAGGTGAGAGATCTCTGCAAAAAAGTGGTCTAGATTGGACTGTCATACGTCCTGGAGGTTTGAATGAGAATGAGACTAATTTAAAAAATCAGAACATTTTGTATTCTGGTGAAAAAACGCAAGAAGAAGGCTCGATCCCCAGAAGACTGGTTGCAAAAGCCTGCATAGAAGCTTTAAAAACAAAAGATTCGATCGAAAAAATCATCGAGATTACTAGTAGCGAAGAGAATCCGAAAACAAATCTGAGTAAGGCAATAAATACGTTTAGTATTTGA